The Etheostoma spectabile isolate EspeVRDwgs_2016 unplaced genomic scaffold, UIUC_Espe_1.0 scaffold00000781, whole genome shotgun sequence genomic sequence CATAGCAGAGCTAACGCTTTAGCTAGCTAGGAACGGGTCCTTAACCCCCTGGTTTTCTACCGCGTCGCCGTCTGCTATGGAGCCATTGTACagtctttaaaataaacaacggacaaatagagtcttcaaatgagatgtaaagttatttgctgtcaaagagACGTCATAATGAATGACAGTCAatggatgctaacggcaggtgatggcttattagcatcaaaatgcgccataggagctacgcttagaggtTACCCCCTGGTTTTTCCGCTCGCCGCCATCTTGTCAGTCAAAACTCAGCCGATCTCTTGGatcggcctctagctcacccagtaagagcgtggcCCGGAATTGAATCCGACCAGTGGCCTTTTGCTGCGTGTCAACCGCCATCTCTCTCCGACCTTtcttgtctatccactgtcactctaaaATAAAGAGacaagccccaaaaaataatctttaaaaaaaatagtcaatcTCCGGAGAGTAAAGAGGGTCTGATTCCCGACGGTTctgtaaactgccgttagcatgtttagcaccggagttaagtgctgaccggaatggttgctagctggctgggggctgactgtggatttGTCCCCcagccggggctgtaatgatagtggatggttgctagctggctgggggctgactgtggatttGTCCCCCagccagggctgtaatgatagtggatggttgctagctggctgggggctgactgtggatttGTCCCCcagccggggctgtaatgatagtggatggttgctagctggctgggggctgactgtggatgtgtcccccagccggggctgtaatgaatGATattggatggttgctagctggctgggggcttaCAGTGGAATAAATGTGTCCCCTGgactgttgtcagctctcatccaaactgaagccttgcagcaccgggagactgaggcagactGACaagggtgtgctagctagctaaatttccattagattagtcgtctatctatacagttaacgttactgatgaatttgtgggttagcccagagttgttaaccgtggtcaaaacaaccatactaaaaataaatgagtgtGTTGGACGGTGTCGTAATCTTACTTTACCCACAAAGAATTACATTAgctttagcattagctacttgtcaaccagcagcTTTAGTAGTTACCCTTCAACCCTCTGCATTGTTGGCcattccgcaacaaatccggacctggtgggtattgaaggACAATGGAACACGGAGCCGACACGCAACCGTTCCACAGTTGGTGGATATCCAGGGTGAGTGTCAGatatggcaaaagtactcacttcccgtactcaagtagaagttcagatacttgtgttaaaaaatactctggtaaaagtagaagtactgatttaacttctttactcgagtaaaagtaacaaactaCAGGTTTGGAAATGTACTTGTAAGTTTAAAAGTtaaagtagccttgtgaatgacaaccattttttatacaaagctacctggaaacttcagtggacatggaaaaaaggctctttatatgccattggctacattttaaatggaagtctgccaataggccttaaacatcacaaattgtatatgattattgtgacagagactgggactccaggttattaagattctgactgagtagcacgatatgaattcagttgtgattctgtgagaattcacagatccagtcgctcttttttaatcttccccttaacatttaaattaatctacatgtatgtgtgttcaaATATGagttctggaaagaaaataaaggataaattaaagaagaattactaaacagacattaaataaaaagttcccacagcacattggccaggagtcattcttgatgcctattATCTCAgaggatgattgggaatgttttgctgcttgtctgcccaaTGTCTGggatctgttttcttcatttttaatcatgtcgccatccatactactatgttcTAACGTTACCAccatcaagccgcaatgatttgCCATGAAGGAATGCCGCAGAATCTGTTAAGTCGCCTTGTAGTGGTGTGTCAAGTACAACATATAGTATATTTCCATCCgattagattgaatttggtattgatgaagcaaacaataataacggtaactccagtgaaatgacttgaaacttgttagtgtgGATGAGATTAGGACCGTATTTAAAGTTTCGCCCCAGGTATGTCTGttaaacacagacggagacaactgtctcatgatgctttattacaatcaagcaacagtacaaacattGGCAGGGGTAGCGCTGCTAcggctgtgtgtatgtgtggttctgcaaagaaataagtAACATAAAGaataccatacacaatgtataagaaaaatatatatagtatgctagcaaataataaaaataaacccactattaattagttattacattatcatttttacacttttcaagcatgcacacaaacaatctcaactgattatcctccagacagctattTCTTACTTCATTGTAACAAACAGTCTGTGAAATCCTGGAAGGGCTTATAATAGTGGAGagtgatgtgtaagatgagaaggCAGAAGTTGGTAATGTATGTCATCGTGCAAACCAGTACAGAAGGCATCAATGAATTGTTGGGGAGGGTCATGCCTTCTTCTCAATCATTTTGGAGGttaatagaaaaatgtattatcgCCATAGGGAGGGTCAAGTCtttttttaccccccccccaaaaaaaaacaaccttagGCCTTTTTTCAGATATAGGTTTCCCTTTTCTATCAACCAAGCTGTAGCTAGCTACTTGCGTTAGCCAACataacagttttgttgtagGAGCCCTGAAGGACTGTAAGCTAATGACCCCGCTAGACCCCAGTATACGGACAGCAGACTGCTGCACAGCATAAAGCCTAGCATAGCAGGATAAAGAGATCCTCAGGTTTAGATAAACAATGAGTGGTTCACATTAAAGATGTTTCTGTATTAGACTTTTAGCTTTTTAACATCTTTAAATAAGTGATCTTGGGCCAGCACTTCCTCTGGGTGAAATTACTGTTggtggccaaatgaagctttatgaagcatttctttattttctgagcccactagatggcgctcttggtttgaAGAAAAAGTTTCGATGAACGGCAACTCAAGTGGGCTTTCAACCCTTTCTTGAAATGTGCGCACCATGTGCTAAACCCCCTGCTAAAAGGCACCAGATTACAGAAAATGACATTTACTTTGACCCCCCACCGCATTACATTGTCCCACACGCTTTGTAAATGCTTCCTACAGCCATGGGAGTCAGAGAGGCAAAAACACCAGACCAGAGGTTTAACCTGTGACCTAAAAGTGACCGAGGGTTTCCACTTGTCACAACTAAAAGTGCACAATTGCCAGCATCTTCAGTGGTTACGCTTAACTTTTTATGTTAAAAGTTTTCCATAGCTTGTCAAACCACAGTGACATCCTTAGAGTCCTGATAGTTAATATCAGCCCTCACAGTAATATGGCTCAGATGTAAACCACGGTCCTCGGCAGACCAGGGTTCCCCTGGTTCTGTCCTGGCTACTTGCTGACCTCTGGCCTGGGGGAAGGCAAAACCATCCAGAGGTGCATGCTCAATCCTGCACAGGTTGTCCTCGCTGTCACTGCTGTAGCTGGGATTGGAGGCACTGACGAGGCCGCAGCGGAGCTGGCCAGGTTTGTGATGTGTCATCTGAACATCGTCTGTTTGAACAGCCTTTTCCATCTGCCAAACACTGATGGGCCCTCCACATCCTCCAGCACGCTTGGCTCCACCTTACGGAAAGTGTGGCGGGCATATAGGCCGATGCAGAACATCTCCACAATCACACAGTAGTGGTAGATCACTGAGATTAGACAGAGACCACAAGACACGGTTAAAGGACATTATATCCAATTATTTTACATGAATATTACATGAAGTTAACTAAAAGAGCACTTGGAGAGAGCATGCCCTATCTCGCTAGTTTAAAGTTCCAACTTGAGGGGTCATTCACGGGACTCGGGAACACAGTCTTCCAATTATTCCAACACCATATGAATAttacaatgttaacaaaagtaaataataatttgtgCATCCTCCCCGGGATTTGGATCCGCTCCAAAGTTTAATGGGCTCTTCTTcggcccatgctacacccttccaccaagttcATTGAAATTGGGCCAGTAATTTATGCAacactatacaaatcacaaaacatacagtaacttCAACTTGTATAAAGGTTccctctttagcatttagcttagcacagcacCATGAAACCATAAATTACAGTGCCTTAACTGTATTTTCCTCACTAGCTCCGCCCTTTTGTCCAAATATGGTCACTCTAGCTCCAAAATACCAAGATGCCGATGGCCAAAATGCTAACTTCTGGCTTCAAAACTGCAGTTACTATCGTTAcctccattatttttacagtctgtttttataaatatatttaagaaaacagattacatttcacagcaattgtattttatgtttcatgtgacaaatacatTGATTGGTTGATTTACGTTAAAATTGCATTCAGATTGCTGTGAATTTGCAGGTACTGGTCTCACCAGTAAAGTCTGTACCCAAAGCACACCCTCCATGAATTCTGCAGACTTGTGGAACTATGTAAGGCCCTTTTGGCTCTGGCCTTTACTGGAAGACATCCATCATCTGCCTGTCTAAGTGCAGGGCTTGCACGTATATATATAATTCATGTGgatgtttgtttgttatttgttattttatgatcctgttatgatgtatgtgtgtgttgtgtatgatgtctttaatctatctatctatctatctatctatctatctatctatcatgtgattgcagtagacatacatacaaaaaaaaatttgttttgaattgttAGAGGTTGAATCGCGATTCGAATACAAATTGATTGTTTGCACACCCCTACCACTCAAGGTACTCTTACTAGCTTTTCAAAGTTTATAACCACATCCCATGGTCTTTATTAGTGGATGGAAGCCGGCCACATGATAACAAGTTTGTGTATGTGCAGAGGCGGTGAATTTCTTTGACATCAGATGTAAATGCCTCTGTGATCATTCTTCTGCTGTCCACTGACTCCTGGAGTCGACTTTGAGTTAGGATTATTTTGTCACACATACTGGTCCCAAGAGCAAGAATGAACCTAGCTGCTCGCAATTGACCAAAAGTGCTTGGATGTGACATGTCAAGTCCTCTGTTGTGTGCAAACTGGCATGTAAGGCCAATAGTGCAGAAACTACACAGGACCTGCTAGTTGGTAAGTGGTGAAGATAATTTGAGAAAGAGATTGAAAGAGGCCAAATGTGATGGACTTACACTGTGACCTGGCCAGCACAGAGAAGGGTGGTGTGCAGGGGATAACCTCCAGAGCACCCATGGTCTCTAAGATGCCACTCTGCAGGCCACACAGCACCAACACCACGATGATGCAGATGAACTTGGCTCTCAGTCCGTAGCCATGTAACGCACTCTTGGTGGCTTTATAAAAGAGCAAGTGGCCGTAGAAGGACACGAAGGTTGACATACCTATTATAGCGTTCACATACAAGTTGGGGTTGACAGAATTCACCTGGAGAACAAGAAGATGGTTGTCACGGATTTTTGGCAGTTCTTTAATTTCGTGTTAGTTTGAATGGAATGAACACTGCCACATCAGCAGGCTGTATGTATATATGGCTTTTAACAAGTTACCATCACAATTTCAATGCAAGCATTTGCTTACTCGTAGGATTTTTACAGTGATTTAAAATGATAAAGCACTGAAAAACCATATAGTATCAATAGTAGCAATCtgtgattaaaagaaaaacgtacAGCATAGTAGAGCAGCACAGACTTGACCACCTAATGCATGCTGGGAGAATAAGCACAGATCAAAGTTTGAATCAAGGACTCACATCACCGTAGTCATACTGTTCATCTGTCCACAGGACCAGTGTGACGAAGAACAGGATGCTGCGGATGACAGAGAGCTGCAACACAGCAGCCAGCATCCAGCCGCGGCTGCTGcacacaacacagaacaacacaacacaatgaaCACAACGgtttttcactgtgtgtgtgtgtctgtctgtctgtctctgttcatCTTTGtcatcattgtgtgtgtgtgtctctctgtctgtctctgtgtgtgtgtgtgtgtgtctctctctgtctgtgtctgtgcgtgtctgtccatctgtgtgtgtgtgtgtgtgtgtgtctctgtgtgtgtctgtctgtctgtgtttgtgttttcgtgtgtgtgtgtgtctctctgtctgtgtctgtgcgtgtctgtccatctgtgtgtgtgtgtgtgtctttctgtctgtctgtctgtgtttgtgtgtgcgtgtgtgtgtgtctgtgtctgtgtctgtgcctgtctgtccatctgtgtgtgtgtgtgtgtctgtctgtctgtctgtctctgtctttctgtctgtgtgtgtgtctctgtgtgtgtctgtctgtctgtctgtgtttgtgtttgtgtgtgtgtgtgcgagtgtgtgtgtgtgtgtgtgtataccggGTGATGGTCACCATtggcagacagcagcagcagcagcaggggaaAGGGTCTGGAGATACGTGCTGTCCTGACAGAGCAGCCAGCATACGAGCTTTCCCTCCAAAGAAGTCTGTGATCAGTCCCATGAACTTCAGCAAGGTGATGGAGTGATACCTGCACACACGGATGAGGACACGACCACCTAATGCATGCTGGGAGAACTTTACACATGGGATTACACTCTTAACGTGATGGATTTTTGATGACTTAATTGTCTTGTATGTTCTAAGGGGCTCACTGTATGTGAGAGATGttcttgctgtttttgttttgtgtgagcTCACCTAAACAAATTCCTACCAACTGTGTTGAAACGGCAATACATACAATCTGGCAATCCCAAGACTTGTTAACTCACAGTGAGGCGATGAAATTACACAGTGAGGAAGAGCGCGGCACATACAGCGCTATAAGGGAGGTCAAGGCAAAGACctgagttaaaaagaacattcaaATGTTGAGACACAATGCAAGTGTGCCTGGGACCACAACAAATATGCGACATTTCACATTGTTAGTTGTCATTGATTGTGTGATGTGTGCGTGGGAAGGACGAGGTTGCCGTTACCGGGTACATTCCTAATATCCACAGGCAGAGGCGTCTCCGTCTGGACGAGGGGATGTGGCGCAAGAAGAAGCCCACCTCCTCCAGGAACACGGCCAGTAAGATGGCAGCCAGGCCGGCCGGGATCAGGAAGAGCCACAGTTCGTCTTTAAGGACTGAGAAGAGACACACTTTCACCCACTGCCTACTAGATTTCCGTTTTGTTTCACTTAAGCCTTGTAGTCTAGTAGCCAACTaggtgaacccggaaatgttgagtacaccaaagttttattgcagaaatgtgaagtatgggtccccagtaTACAGAAACTGctggatgctaatttgcatatgttgagcaatttgcataattagcataattagcattattagcttaaTCGTCCATTTTGACCACATATTTTTAACTCTATGGacaatttctacaatatgtgagtggttttagaggttttagaggatgctgatcTCATTTCTGGCATTGtcagatttcaaagagctaATCTTAGTATATATTGT encodes the following:
- the LOC116674592 gene encoding LOW QUALITY PROTEIN: organic solute transporter subunit alpha-like (The sequence of the model RefSeq protein was modified relative to this genomic sequence to represent the inferred CDS: inserted 1 base in 1 codon) — its product is MGRGANCSWVGPEIPLSSQIFSILKDELWLFLIPAGLAAILLAVFLEEVGFFLRHIPSSRRRRLCLWILGMYPVFALTSLIALYVPRSSSLCNFIASLYHSITLLKFMGLITDFFGGKARMLAALSGQHVSPDPFPCCCCCCLPMVTITRSRGWMLAAVLQLSVIRSILFFVTLVLWTDEQYDYGDVNSVNPNLYVNAIIGMSTFVSFYGHLLFYKATKSALHGYGLRAKFICIIVVLVLCGLQSGILETMGALEVIPCTPPFSVLARSQLIYHYCVIVEMFCIGLYARHTFRKVEPSVLEDVEXPISVWQMEKAVQTDDVQMTHHKPGQLRCGLVSASNPSYSSDSEDNLCRIEHAPLDGFAFPQARGQQVARTEPGEPWSAEDRGLHLSHITVRADINYQDSKDVTVV